GTATTCCTCTTAGTATTTTGATCACAAATACTTTAGTGTCCAAAACCAAGTGTTAATGTCCGTTCTGCTACTCTGTGAAGCAGGAACCATGACAGAATTATAGGATAGTTCTAGGAGGAAATGTCTGTGAAGGAGAATAAGAGCAGTAGTGGGTAaggaaagccttttttttaatttattttatttatttttttaatatatgaaatttactgtcaaattggtttccatacaacacccagtgctcatcccaaaaggtgccctcttcaatacccatcacccaccgtaccctccctcccaccccccatctaccctcagtttgttctcagtttttaacagtctcttatgctttggctctctcccactctaacctcttttttttttttttcccttcccctcccccatgggtttctgttaagtttctcaggatccacataagagtgaaaccatatggtatctgtctttctctgtatggcttatttcacttagcatcacactctccagtttaAGGAAAGCCTTCTTAACAAAATGCCATGTGGCTCTtgtgaaaaaggaagggaaaggagggagattGGATGGGGTAACCTCGGACTGAAGTGCAGCTCTGAGAAACCCCGGTCAGGTTGATGGGGGCTCCAGCAAAGATTGAGCAGGAATGTCCGGGCTCTGGTACACCTACTGTTGTTAATCATTGGCTGGGAGAAGCCTGGAGGAGACCGTGGCCTCTGTGAATGGTGCTTTGGAATCTGAAATTGTTAACTGGAAACTGTCAGCAAAGTACATCTGCTGAAGCCAATTCTATCTTGAAGGGAGACATGAGTGGTCTCCTCATGACCCTCCTGTGGCTCAGTGCAGTGTTAGATATTCTCTACCTATTATATACCAGATTTCACAACATTTGAAACCTTTGCTTGATGTTTCATTGTTCTGatacttttgattttatttcaaaagaatctcatttttctttgttaatacctatttgcttctaattttttttaatgtttatttacttagagatagagtgtgagtggagggagggacagagagagagagggagacacagaactggacgcttaaccaagagccacccaggcatcccaataccTATTTGCTTCTAAATCACTGTTAGATCTGCCTTTATATTCCTCTTTACTCTCCAGTAATTTCTATTCTCTTCAAGTTTACCATCTAtctaggaaaacaaatgaaatgggcAATATTGTATGTTAAATGCTATTATAAGTAGGTAGACAGTCCTAGACTGAGGAGTCTATAGAAAGGATATgtaacttttaaacaaaaatgttgcCTAGGAACAATAAGTTTATTTCTGTCTTGTGAATGTGTACCTCTTAATTCTCTTTATTTCACACATCCCCTCacctacatttctttttatacattttgtttagtGCCCTTGCCTTATTTAACTGGTCAGGACTTCcaataaaattccaaatattaGTGTTGAGAGGAAGCATGTTTTTCTCATTCCCAATCTTAGGTTAAAGGTTGGAATTGGAAAGGTTGGGGGAGCTtccaatattttatcattaactGTGACTTATGCTGGAGATGTTTGTAAGTACTTTTTCAGCTCAAATACTTTTCATTCTAAATCTACATTTCTGGGTTTTAACATGAAAGTGTATGGGATTTTATCAAGTGTTCTTTCTATATCTACTCAGATATGTGTatgatttttctccccaccctccatttttttttaacctggtgaTTGGTTTCCAATAGTTAGGTCAACCTTGCATTTCCAGTACTAAATTAATTTAGCataacattttattcttattatatatCGTTTCACTTTCTTTGCTATAGTTTTGGATGTTGCATGTATGTTTATGAGAGTGAacagcatataatttttcttttttatgtctttatctgattttcatgtaaaatttatGTTGGCTTCATAAATCTGGATAAAGTGTTAGCATCTGGTGTGAAATCCATTCTTCCAAATTTGTGGAcatcttggagaaaaaaaatgtagaaggaatgatagaaaTGACCTCTCCATCTCCTTGGAGGAATGCTAGTTGGACcacttgtaatattttttattagaaagatAATGGGGAGGCTTCACATACGTAGCCCTTTGAGCAGGCTACACTTGACCTGTCTAGGTTGCTAATAGTAAATTAGCCTGGAATTTTTGGAATGATTGGATGGATTCAGCTGAAAAATGTCAATTAGCTAGCCATTTGTCAGAGTAAACGTTGAAGATGTTTTATGACCAAAATAAGGTCCTTTTCTGTAAGGAGGTATACACGCATCATTAGGGCCGAGTCTTCATTGTTCTGTCTTCTTCACGTGCAGCCTACAACAGCCTGAACAAACTTGGGGACTCTTCTTAGTGGTCTCAGGAGGCTCCATTCTTGACCTTTGTGTTCTGTATCCTTTGGCTTATTGGTAAATTTTGATAGCAGATAATGTTTTTGATTGTCCAACTTTGTtattttggccaaaaaaaaaaaaaaagtgtttcttctttctctcttctcaagaGAAcgttatataaaaaatatttcttttttctttttaaaatttttatttatttattttaaatttctgttttctttcttaagtgttttGAGTATTCACCAGGGAAGCCTACTTTAGGCCTGCACTTTTCTTTGTGAAATGCTGTATCAGTCAGGGATCAGCCATCAAAAAGGACGCACACGTGATTTGAACagagtttaatataaaaattaaccagGTACAAAGTTGTTAACTAGGTATCTGAAAGTATATAAAGATAGCTCTCTGCTTTCATGGAGGTAACAGTTGTAAGAAGCAGCTTCTACTCCTAAGGGTGAGGGAGCAGAGACAAGAAATTGGAATTACTGAAACGTAGTTCTTTAGAATAGAGTCCTGTGGAGCTGATGAAAATCCCTTTTTGGAGGGagtgtatcttggctattgcttGTTTCTCTGAACTCAGAAGAGAGGCATGATAAACCCGGGACCTGGATTTTTTGGAGATAGAGTAGCAGCATGCTAGTGTTATCTCTAAGAAAGCCCACTGAGGCTAGTTCTCAAACTGTTGGAGAGACCGCACCCTGGATTCACCTGCTGCCATAGCAAAGAAACATCACTGCAGTAGCTGTGGTGATAATGCTCACACAGGCACAGCAGGCAGAGGGGGAGCCCGTAGAAGCAAAGAGGAAGgaatcccttcccctctctctacctttgCAACCTCCCCCTGGCATGGTCTATCACCAGAACATAAAATGGAGACAGATGGCAGTACAGGAATGTGGTTTGCGGAGTCCCCATATCAGAAAGCAGAGTGCAAAAGGGTGGGTTTTGAGCTGAGAGATAATCATACAGTTTCAATATGTTTAATAAACATAGGTATATAAGGACATTTTTACTTTAGGAGGTAGTTTCTTATAggaattttcctattttctgtaaAACTTTAAATTCAGAGGTGTAAGATTGGACATAATATcatcttataatatttttaaggattgCAGCATCTGTGTTTTTGATATTGGTTATttgtgccttttttcccccttcttgaTCAGTCTTGCCAATGTATTGTCAATTTTGTTGGTCTTCTGAAATAACCAACTTTGGTTTTGTTAAGTGTtgaatgtaacatttttttttattttgattaatttttggtcttattattttcctcctctaGTTTCCTTAGGTGAATTATCTTTAGATGGACACTTGGATCACTTGCATgtgtcatttctcttttaaaaatatgtgcatatagaAAAGTGCTTGCAAATGCGGCTATAGCTGCATTCCATATGTGCTTATGtatgtattgtttttttattagtgtttagttaaaaattttcttaatttccattgTGTTTCTTGTTGAAATATGGATTACTTAGAGGTGAATTGTGTTGACTTACTAATGAGTTAAATGAAGTTAATATGCTTAGAAACTAGATGGACAGTAGGATCTCATTTTATAGTCTATCAAttagaatattaattatattgtGTAGCAAGAACTCAATCCTGATCCAATGTTGTTTTATTCCTCCAGTACAGAGTTGTGAGAAAACGTTATATATAGCCTTCAAATCACTTATGAATAAATGGTGGTTCCTAAAACTAAAGACTTCTATTACTGAGTACAGCTGAGATAATTGcatcttaaaaatattccaagaaaCCATCATATGTCCCCATGGATATCTGAAGGCTGATCTAAGTATTGCTTCCATGATTATTTGGTTTGGGGAAATATAACTTTCTGCaaacatctctttttttaaattttatttttgatgtttacttatgtttaagagagagagacagtgagggacAGAGTACGAgcaaggaaggggtagagagagaaggagacacaaaatctgaagcagactccacgctctgagctgtcagcctataccctgatgcggggctcaactcacggactgtgagatcatgacttgagccgaaatcggacactcaactgacagagcctcCCAGCCGCCCCAAACATCTCTTGATATAGTTGgcacttctctttttaaaaatattccaggaaatgaaaaattataactaCCATTATTTATATAGTTTCATTAGGTCAGCTATGTCATCATCACTTTATTTTAATGGTATAGAGATTGAGATGTCATTATGAACAGTTTAGGTCTTGGTATACAGATAGTACACAAGAAGTCAtggctttcttcttttgttcatgGGAGTAAACTAGAAATCACAATATTATAAAGCTGTGTCAGTATAATTTTAGTTAGCAAATGGCCTGTATCACTCAGTGCTGTAATGTATGCTCTATTACAATGGCAGTTTCATTCAAAAAGATCAGAAGATGTTGACATGACTGTTTTGCCCAATCCAAGACTACTAACACTAACACCCAactgctcacattttctttctctatgtttTACTATTTATGCATGCCATATCATACATTTTGGGGGCTTTCTGTTGAGGGCTTCGCTCGAAGGGAGAAGTTGGTTAGGCATATAGCCCAAAAGAACATGGTCTATCTGAAACCTGTAGAAAGAAAGGTTGTGTGGTATGTGGaattttgtggtggtggtggtgttgttaGAAGACCAAAAAGAAagcctttcctttattttattttttttaatttgcaatataTAACACCTGAAATAAACAAAGCAATGTAAGTGGGTTAGGAAGAAAAGCATGCAAATGAACGATGGTATGGTGGTAGATAGAACATACCAATACCATCTCAGCTGCCTCGGCTCCTTCTGGAGTCCCTCTGTTTCCTGGAGGGAGCATTAGCTCTGCTCCTCTCAGTGTGTAGCTTTCATTACTGACTCCAGAGCATCTGCTCCAGTTGTGTGCCAGCCACcaggacagaggaaagagaaatggagcTGATGTCTTTAAAGAGATGGCTGAAGTTTCACAAATTGCTTCTCATGTTCTGCTGCCAGAAGTCAGTCATATGGCCATATCCGTCTGCAGAGACTAGGAAATCTGCGCTGCAGCTGGGTGGTCATGTGTCCAGCTGAATCTTGAGGGTGTTGTGTTAGTCATGGGAAGAATAGGCATATGGACCCTTAGCAGCCAGGCACTGACTTACAGTGTATCCCCATGTTTGGTTTTACAAGGCAACACAAGATTGTTTTTCAGGATGGTTAAGTCAACTTTCACCCACCAGCAGGCCATAAAATTTCCATTAATACACAGCAATACATATTGTCAACAATAACTTACTGAcagatgtttttctttaacaTGTATGTCATTATGATCTAAAGTTACATTTTTGTGATTACTAATGAGGTTGAGTGTCTAGTGTCCAGTggtatttcttttcagaaataaacacCTGATCTAAATTTTTCCCACTGTCCCCCCTTttggattatttctcttttttattaatttctaggaagtttttagatttttgaataaaattattgtGTTGTATGCATTGATGGTTTCATTTTGGCTTTCTTCTCTTCGCTGTAAATTTTTTGCTTCAAAGGAACACATTCTTCCCGTCTACTAGCAATCCTTTCTTAATGCTTTAACATCAGGTAAAATTAGAATCatgaaattcatttattcacataagAAAATAAGTAATGTTTCAAGAAGTTGTGAATACTTTTTCTGTTGTATTTAgcaaaaaaatatgtgaagagaAATTCAATGTTTGAATCAACAGTTAAGACTTGAAAActtgggggtcctgggtggctcagtcagttaagcatgcgactttggctctggtcatgatctcgctgttcgtgggttcgagctccacgttgggctccgtgctgacagctcagagcctggagactgcttcggattctgtgtctcccctctctctctgcccctcttccgcttatgctctctctctgtctctcaaaaactgaataaatgttaaagattaaaaaaaaagacttgaaaatttGAACTATAAGGGTTATGCTGTGGAGTACAAGGGCAATAACATTataatttgattcatttttttttctaggtagaTGTAGATCACTCAAATATCTTTATTATCCTCTCTAGCTAAGTTAGAATTAAAGTAAGTAAATCATGTATTATTAGAAATGAGAATAATGGTAATTAACTCATAGTGGTTTTGTAACATACATAAACTAGGTAAAATGCTTAGCATGGTGTAGGGATTATTGGTAAACTAATGTTAGTATTTATTACtcttatcattatcattatcaatgTTGTCATctggaaatatttgaataaatgtaaAGGAATATTTGTACAAATTATTATTTGCAGTTATTATCCTCTCCAAGTGGTAAGAATATAAGTGTTGGAgttttgaacacattttcataaTGGAATAAACACAAACCATACATCTGGGAATACTTAAAGCTGTCGGTATGATGAACAGGTCATGTTTCCAGTTCAGTTTATAGGTAAAAATGTGGCCAAATTTGGATGTAAAGGGTGCAATTTCTGATTTAATGAGAAAACTAGAAATTATCCTTTGAATCCATATGCTGACTTATCAGTCTCTTTATGGCATTCCTAATGTCTCTATTTCTCAGTGTGTAAATGGCTGGATTCAGGAGAGGTGTGATTACTGTGTAAAACACAGCAAGAAACTTGTCCACCCAAGTGATGCTAAGTGGCCACAGATAGATGAAGATGCAGGGTCCAAAGAACAGCAGCACCACTGTGATGTGGGCGGTACAGGTAGACAGTGCCTTTGATGCTCCATTCTTAGAGTGAAGGCGCACTGTTACTAGGATATAGGTGTAGGAGATGAGTAGGATAATGAAGCAAGTTGTTGCCAAGACCCCGCTGTCAGCATTTATCAATATTCCTAGAGTATGTGTGTCCATGCAGGCCAATTTGATCACCAAAGGGATATCACAGAAAAAACTGTCCACTGTTCTGGGTCCACAGAAGGGCAGATCTAAAATCATAGCTAGTTGGCTCATGGCATGCACAAAGCCAATGACCCATGATATCAAAACCAGCCAGATGCACTTTTGTCTGTCCATGATGCTGGAATAACGGagtggcttgcagatggccacataaCGGTCATAGGCCATTGTCACGAGTAGCACCATCtcaccccctccaaaaaaatgCACACAGAGGATCTGGCTCATGCATCCACCGAAGGAGATGGTCTTATTATCCTTTAGGAAGTCTATGATCAGTTTAGGGGTAGTTACTGAGGAAAGGCAGAAGTCCACAAATGAGAGATTGGCTAAGAGGAAGTACATCGGGGAACGGAGATGAGGGTCAGTGATGAACAAGAACACGACAAGGAGGTTGCCCACAACCGTCATCAGGTAAAGCATGGAAAATGGCAGTAAGAGGAAGGTCTGGAGCTCTCTTGAATTACAAAGTCCACGAAAAATAAACTCAGACACCACAGACTGGTTAGCTTCCTCCATTTAGTACGTTGTGTTCTCATGTGACCCAAAGGAAGAACTAAGAACTtctagaatggaaagaaaaatgtaattaatgctCAGGTTCTGGAGAGCAGATAAATAGTACTCACATCAAAAATTCAAATCATACCATTGTACAAAAGCtcaaaatgggggtgcctgggtgcctcagtcggttaagcatccgagttcggctcaggtcatgatctcacagttcatgagttcgagccccgcgtcgggctctgtgctgacagctcagagcctggagcctgcttcacattctgtgtctccctctctctctgccccttccctgctcatgctctgtctctctctgtctcaaaaataaataaacattaaaaaaaatttttatattaaaaaaaagctcaaaatggaaaataaagttcTTGTGAATTTATAAGTAGGCACAGTCTGATGGCCCAGAAGGAGAGCTAAGTATAGAAGTGTAGGTCAAAAGCCTTACCTAGCTTAAGTATAGTTGTTatgggaataaaaaatgaatattcagtTAAAAATTTCAATAGTAATATATTGGGTAAATAATTTCTCCAAGGCTTGAATGTGCCTCTTCTGCAGGAAAATGAGTAGctttaaatatattcagaagTTATTTCCCAGAATCCGGGAAATAATCAAATGCTACATTTCTGACACAAAACTTGCTTCCCAGAAACAAATATTGCTTTGTGAAAATGTGTTAGCAGACTGAACCAATTATTTCACTGACTCTGGGAAAAACCGTTCATCAAATGACTTGAGAAAAGATAGTTGTGTTTCCAAAGAGACCCCAGTTACTGACTGTGCGTTCCTAGTATCCAGTATTTCCCTGCATTTGGAATCTGCCCGTGGAAGAATATGACCACAAACTCCTGTTTCCCTTGGCCTGAGTAACATTAACATGCCTTGATGGTCCCTGGTTCTCGGTTCTCATTGGtaacagagatttcttttttgaggcTGTCCTAAATGAAGGATATATGAAAGCTACTTTTACTCCTGACTGTTCTTcaggagaaaatataaattctaagttCGTTTGTATGTAAACTcttcatttctattgtttaactTGAGCTCTGTGGAAATACATATGTTCACTTTTTCTGTAAGCCAGGAGGCCAaggtcttttttcatttttccttctctttttccatttcttctttggtttctcttcatttctccatctttctcataacctatttttttttaaaagttcagattATAAAAGCGACAAACTAGCTTGAATTATATAGCACATCTATGTTAAGCACCTTGAAAACAGTTATCTGTcttatttattcatatgtttGTAATCCTTCTGCCGGGCTTAaagcattttgcatttccaccagcaatgtatgaattACCTGTGTTTTCACAGGCTGTCCTTTGTGATGTTATTGTCATATGATGATGAGAAATGGCAAGtgtatgtggttttaatttcttattgtgattttaagtattttctccattttgaaggatggtttgcctttctttttatttcggttttttttctgttttactttttcctattaggttttgttctttctccttctaagTATTTTTCCACAAAAGGTAAgactttgttaaaaaaatcaacatgtgCTTATGATGTCCTTGTTAATATCATCTCACTATTgaattctaattatttattttaatgtcctttaatatattttttggttaGAATACTTCACATAAACCTCACAAACTATGTACATACATACCCAAATTATCTATTTTCCAagttgtaaaataaaaagtaaaaaaaaaaaccactagaaTATAAACAGGGCTTTGTGACTCCAAAGCTTCCAATAGAATTTTCCTGCTCGAAATGGCACCTGGTTGAAACCTTGATTTTGAcaagactaaaaaaataaataaaatttcttaaatttttttttttagaagataaGTAAGACATGGGAGCCTGgatgtctcagtaggttaagtgtccagcttcagctcaggtcatggtctcgtggtctggtccatgggtttgagccccacatgggggctctgtattgacagcccagagcctggagcctgcttcagatctgtgtcttcctctctttctttctcactgcccctcccccactcatgctttgtctctgtctctctctcaaaaataaataaacataaaaaaagtcttCTGAAATAAGACTTTTTGTTCTATGAAGAGGTAacagagacacaaataaatgtaaatggctaGTAACAATAGGAGTAAGATACACAGGTTCACATTAAAATCTattcagtttcattgttttgaattttaggtACTTTGCcctacggttttttttttttttttttttttttttttttagtttttttaatatatgaaatttattgtcaaattggtttccatacaacacccagtgctcatcccaaaaggtgccctcctctatacccatcacccaccctcccctccctcccaccccccatcagccctcagtttgttctcagtttttaacagtctcttatgctttggctctctcccactctaacctctttttttttttttccttcccctcccccatgggtttctgttaagtttctcaggatccacataagagtgaaatcatacagtttttGACTGAAGCATTTCTCCCATTTGCTACTTTGATCAGGGGTAAAACAAGTAAAATccaaaaggaattagaaaatgtCAGGATAGGTTGGAGGGTTTTTGAGAACCCATCTTCCCCTACCTGGGCATCTGGCAGCATTTAAGGTCATAGAAAGGCAATGCTGTTGTTAGTATTTGAAATGCTGTTAGGAATTCGGAAGTCCCAGGGATTTGTTGGGAGAGAAAACCCATAATCTTTCCCAGAAGACATGAACCAAATAACACATTCAGAACTCTAAGCTCTATAGATAggtatggaaaaaaaatgctttaggaaaagaaaaagaatttagtcTTAACCTGTGTGGAAGACATT
The sequence above is a segment of the Panthera leo isolate Ple1 chromosome B3, P.leo_Ple1_pat1.1, whole genome shotgun sequence genome. Coding sequences within it:
- the LOC122222566 gene encoding olfactory receptor 4K3-like, which encodes MEEANQSVVSEFIFRGLCNSRELQTFLLLPFSMLYLMTVVGNLLVVFLFITDPHLRSPMYFLLANLSFVDFCLSSVTTPKLIIDFLKDNKTISFGGCMSQILCVHFFGGGEMVLLVTMAYDRYVAICKPLRYSSIMDRQKCIWLVLISWVIGFVHAMSQLAMILDLPFCGPRTVDSFFCDIPLVIKLACMDTHTLGILINADSGVLATTCFIILLISYTYILVTVRLHSKNGASKALSTCTAHITVVLLFFGPCIFIYLWPLSITWVDKFLAVFYTVITPLLNPAIYTLRNRDIRNAIKRLISQHMDSKDNF